One genomic segment of Scylla paramamosain isolate STU-SP2022 chromosome 11, ASM3559412v1, whole genome shotgun sequence includes these proteins:
- the LOC135105073 gene encoding uncharacterized protein LOC135105073 isoform X3: MEKESKLYGFKVISILDGKGRSVLQRVLAWGTPGKSPSVTLDAYLSSLPEDSTASYGHTKTKFSKAEIHQLHQCPSCSQCDITLLFKAIKLACENVASFEDRRWVEPSKDLEYHLTCIKNKRNETFHGQREMSHSDFLRTAADIRELLVATLNTAGRRYGKSEGEIAKEIEGVHCEIDRIMEEVLGEEELLVEKGDKLTKDFIEEADRCVRQMLEDTVYLDPMSFLSGTSLRPHVQSMFCRIRIKQSQPGHKEGNVEYADILTLIQGSETPTPEETRPLAPSTPAKDRTTLNLLNIASSTMRRIFKKKTVQQKIPTPPQPTRTTVCCPRLLLVQGVAGSGKTTLVSLIMAEYMKDVGDRILRGLDQYDLLLRVQCRDHHSSSFGGLLQQLMPDQFLKYRNILLPLLKRCRVLVIIDGLDEINDNSEKLVHDILHEAKNAGDFSLVCTSRPEKVTSFLPKIPSQYTVTHVELTGIPESERLTFVLRYHHLISQEMPGCRSNADDLQQIMDEIGARDQFRLPLNLLFLTWIFSHDPNFSTTTITQSELYFRTHQLCQQRLLDRLSRSANAMDRWTLQKKLQEVLQELYRVCVVGLSRCQLSLSKDDEDSLRSACIARGLPHQEVLSAFLTLKATWSPWGMQEQYSAPHKGLQDFYAALYVIPLVGKGNAKSIKDKILGSEKMDLSVFQYMLRQVAALLPHPVKKDAADQVVNLLKAAGLRYEDHWLDLIEDTKAAPAIVVSVAQHFPVPEDIMIKDTYVKSYTALLPHLQSSRVGIVLDRDPRDVMELFEALGGHTCTRLYLRHHFRYPSITATSDAILHQMLTSNKLEDFGGHLSETGVAELPSCLKKLSLAVVGDDPARRILLSIQDQPTRLPLLHNLEVHVPLASLSSTALPQLPDAGDVMVYLSGITDHNIPKACQVAGALQPPSG, encoded by the exons atggagaaggaaagtaaactCTATGGCTTTAAGGTTATCAGTATCCTGGATGGCAAAGGCAGGAGCGTTTTACAGCGCGTCCTCGCCTGGGGCACGCCTGGCAAATCTCCTTCAGTCACTCTCGATGCGTACCTCAGCAGCCTCCCGGAGGACTCCACCGCCAGCTACGGACACACCAAGACAAAGTTCAGCAAAGCAGAAATTCACCAGCTACACCAGTGTCCCTCGTGCTCCCAGTGTGACATCACGCTGCTCTTCAAGGCCATCAAGCTGGCCTGCGAGAATGTGGCGAGCTTCGAGGACCGCCGCTGGGTCGAGCCAAGCAAGGACCTGGAGTACCACTTGACGTGTATCAAAAACAAACGTAATGAAACCTTCCACGGGCAAAGGGAGATGAGTCACTCCGATTTCTTGAGGACAGCAGCAGACATTCGCGAGTTGTTAGTGGCCACTTTGAACACAGCGGGGCGCAGGTATGGCaagagtgagggggaaattGCCAAAGAGATTGAGGGAGTCCACTGCGAGATCGATAGAATAATGGAAGAGGTGCTCGGGGAAGAGGAACTTCTGGTGGAAAAAGGCGATAAGCTGACGAAAGATTTCATCGAGGAGGCTGACCGATGCGTGCGGCAGATGCTGGAGGACACTGTGTACCTGGATCCCATGTCCTTCTTGAGTGGTACCAGCCTGAGGCCTCACGTGCAGAGCATGTTTTGCCGCATCAGGATCAAGCAGAGTCAACCTGGTCACAAAGAAGGGAACGTCGAGTATGCAGATATACTGACTTTAATACAGGGATCTGAGACGCCAACACCCGAGGAAACACGCCCATTAGCACCATCGACGCCAGCAAAAGATAGAACTACCCTCAACTTATTAAATATTGCAAGTAGTACCATGCGACGCATCTTTAAGAAGAAAACCGTTCAACAAAAAatacccacaccaccacaaccaacaagaACAACTGTGTGCTGCCCTCGACTCCTACTGGTACAGGGCGTAGCTGGCAGCGGGAAAACAACCCTGGTGTCGCTCATCATGGCGGAGTACATGAAGGACGTGGGAGACCGCATCCTAAGAGGCCTGGACCAATACGATCTGCTACTGCGTGTTCAGTGCCGGGACCACCACAGCAGCTCCTTCGGTGGATTACTACAGCAGCTCATGCCGGACCAGTTCCTCAAGTATCGCAACATTCTGCTGCCCCTCCTCAAGAGGTGCCGAGTGCTCGTCATCATTGATGGACTCGATGAGATCAATGATAACTCGGAAAAACTCGTGCACGACATCCTGCACGAGGCGAAAAACGCAGGGGACTTTTCCCTCGTGTGTACCTCCCGCCCAGAGAAAGTTACAAGTTTTCTGCCCAAGATTCCCTCGCAGTACACAGTCACTCACGTGGAATTGACGGGCATACCGGAGTCCGAGCGCCTCACCTTCGTGCTGCGAtaccaccacctcatcagccAGGAGATGCCTGGGTGTCGAAGTAATGCAGATGACCTGCAGCAAATCATGGACGAGATCGGAGCGAGAGATCAATTCAGACTTCCCCTTAACCTTCTATTTCTTACTTGGATATTCAGCCATGATCCCAATTTTTCAACCACGACCATCACCCAGTCGGAACTTTACTTCAGGACTCACCAGCTGTGCCAACAAAGGCTACTAGACAGACTGAGTCGTTCTGCCAATGCAATGGACAGATGGACTCTACAGAAAAAGTTGCAAGAGGTCCTACAGGAACTGTATCGCGTCTGTGTGGTTGGTCTGTCTCGCTGTCAACTTTCCCTATCTAAGGATGACGAAGACTCACTCAGGTCGGCGTGTATCGCTCGCGGACTCCCACACCAAGAAGTATTATCGGCATTCCTTACCCTCAAAGCAACGTGGAGCCCATGGGGAATGCAAGAGCAATACTCGGCTCCTCACAAAGGTCTACAAGATTTCTATGCAGCTTTGTATGTTATACCTTTGGTGGGCAAAGGAAATGCAAAATCTATTAAAGATAAGATTCTCGGTTCAGAGAAAATggacctgtctgtctttcagtacATGCTGAGGCAAGTGGCAGCTCTGCTTCCTCATCCAGTGAAGAAGGACGCCGCAGACCAGGTGGTGAATCTCCTAAAAGCTGCTGGCCTGAGATACGAGGACCACTGGCTGGATCTGATCGAAGACACCAAGGCAGCTCCGGCAATTGTCGTCTCTGTGGCCCAGCACTTCCCAGTCCCCGAGGACATCATGATAAAGGACACATACGTCAAGAGCTATACTGCCTTGCTGCCGCACTTGCAGTCTTCACGAGTTGGGATTGTACTGGACAGAGACCCAAGGGACGTGATGGAACTTTTTGAGGCACTCGGCGGTCACACCTGCACTCGACTCTATCTTCGTCATCATTTCCGGTACCCGAGCATCACTGCTACCTCAGATGCCATCCTGCACCAAATGCTGACCAG TAATAAACTGGAGGATTTCGGAGGTCACTTGAGCGAGACTGGCGTGGCTGAGCTCCCATCTTGCCTGAAGAAACTGAGCCTGGCAGTCGTGGGGGATGACCCTGCGCGCCGCATCCTCCTCTCAATTCAGGACCAACCCACTCGgctccctctccttcataatCTGG AGGTGCACGTTCCTCTAGCATCATTGTCCTCGACGGCCCTTCCTCAGTTGCCCGACGCAGGGGACGTCATGGTCTACCTCTCAGGTATCACCGACCACAACATTCCTAAGGCCTGTCAAGTGGCCGGCGCGCTGCAGCCTCCCTCGGG GTGA
- the LOC135105073 gene encoding uncharacterized protein LOC135105073 isoform X2, translated as MEKESKLYGFKVISILDGKGRSVLQRVLAWGTPGKSPSVTLDAYLSSLPEDSTASYGHTKTKFSKAEIHQLHQCPSCSQCDITLLFKAIKLACENVASFEDRRWVEPSKDLEYHLTCIKNKRNETFHGQREMSHSDFLRTAADIRELLVATLNTAGRRYGKSEGEIAKEIEGVHCEIDRIMEEVLGEEELLVEKGDKLTKDFIEEADRCVRQMLEDTVYLDPMSFLSGTSLRPHVQSMFCRIRIKQSQPGHKEGNVEYADILTLIQGSETPTPEETRPLAPSTPAKDRTTLNLLNIASSTMRRIFKKKTVQQKIPTPPQPTRTTVCCPRLLLVQGVAGSGKTTLVSLIMAEYMKDVGDRILRGLDQYDLLLRVQCRDHHSSSFGGLLQQLMPDQFLKYRNILLPLLKRCRVLVIIDGLDEINDNSEKLVHDILHEAKNAGDFSLVCTSRPEKVTSFLPKIPSQYTVTHVELTGIPESERLTFVLRYHHLISQEMPGCRSNADDLQQIMDEIGARDQFRLPLNLLFLTWIFSHDPNFSTTTITQSELYFRTHQLCQQRLLDRLSRSANAMDRWTLQKKLQEVLQELYRVCVVGLSRCQLSLSKDDEDSLRSACIARGLPHQEVLSAFLTLKATWSPWGMQEQYSAPHKGLQDFYAALYVIPLVGKGNAKSIKDKILGSEKMDLSVFQYMLRQVAALLPHPVKKDAADQVVNLLKAAGLRYEDHWLDLIEDTKAAPAIVVSVAQHFPVPEDIMIKDTYVKSYTALLPHLQSSRVGIVLDRDPRDVMELFEALGGHTCTRLYLRHHFRYPSITATSDAILHQMLTSNKLEDFGGHLSETGVAELPSCLKKLSLAVVGDDPARRILLSIQDQPTRLPLLHNLEVHVPLASLSSTALPQLPDAGDVMVYLSGITDHNIPKACQVAGALQPPSGG; from the exons atggagaaggaaagtaaactCTATGGCTTTAAGGTTATCAGTATCCTGGATGGCAAAGGCAGGAGCGTTTTACAGCGCGTCCTCGCCTGGGGCACGCCTGGCAAATCTCCTTCAGTCACTCTCGATGCGTACCTCAGCAGCCTCCCGGAGGACTCCACCGCCAGCTACGGACACACCAAGACAAAGTTCAGCAAAGCAGAAATTCACCAGCTACACCAGTGTCCCTCGTGCTCCCAGTGTGACATCACGCTGCTCTTCAAGGCCATCAAGCTGGCCTGCGAGAATGTGGCGAGCTTCGAGGACCGCCGCTGGGTCGAGCCAAGCAAGGACCTGGAGTACCACTTGACGTGTATCAAAAACAAACGTAATGAAACCTTCCACGGGCAAAGGGAGATGAGTCACTCCGATTTCTTGAGGACAGCAGCAGACATTCGCGAGTTGTTAGTGGCCACTTTGAACACAGCGGGGCGCAGGTATGGCaagagtgagggggaaattGCCAAAGAGATTGAGGGAGTCCACTGCGAGATCGATAGAATAATGGAAGAGGTGCTCGGGGAAGAGGAACTTCTGGTGGAAAAAGGCGATAAGCTGACGAAAGATTTCATCGAGGAGGCTGACCGATGCGTGCGGCAGATGCTGGAGGACACTGTGTACCTGGATCCCATGTCCTTCTTGAGTGGTACCAGCCTGAGGCCTCACGTGCAGAGCATGTTTTGCCGCATCAGGATCAAGCAGAGTCAACCTGGTCACAAAGAAGGGAACGTCGAGTATGCAGATATACTGACTTTAATACAGGGATCTGAGACGCCAACACCCGAGGAAACACGCCCATTAGCACCATCGACGCCAGCAAAAGATAGAACTACCCTCAACTTATTAAATATTGCAAGTAGTACCATGCGACGCATCTTTAAGAAGAAAACCGTTCAACAAAAAatacccacaccaccacaaccaacaagaACAACTGTGTGCTGCCCTCGACTCCTACTGGTACAGGGCGTAGCTGGCAGCGGGAAAACAACCCTGGTGTCGCTCATCATGGCGGAGTACATGAAGGACGTGGGAGACCGCATCCTAAGAGGCCTGGACCAATACGATCTGCTACTGCGTGTTCAGTGCCGGGACCACCACAGCAGCTCCTTCGGTGGATTACTACAGCAGCTCATGCCGGACCAGTTCCTCAAGTATCGCAACATTCTGCTGCCCCTCCTCAAGAGGTGCCGAGTGCTCGTCATCATTGATGGACTCGATGAGATCAATGATAACTCGGAAAAACTCGTGCACGACATCCTGCACGAGGCGAAAAACGCAGGGGACTTTTCCCTCGTGTGTACCTCCCGCCCAGAGAAAGTTACAAGTTTTCTGCCCAAGATTCCCTCGCAGTACACAGTCACTCACGTGGAATTGACGGGCATACCGGAGTCCGAGCGCCTCACCTTCGTGCTGCGAtaccaccacctcatcagccAGGAGATGCCTGGGTGTCGAAGTAATGCAGATGACCTGCAGCAAATCATGGACGAGATCGGAGCGAGAGATCAATTCAGACTTCCCCTTAACCTTCTATTTCTTACTTGGATATTCAGCCATGATCCCAATTTTTCAACCACGACCATCACCCAGTCGGAACTTTACTTCAGGACTCACCAGCTGTGCCAACAAAGGCTACTAGACAGACTGAGTCGTTCTGCCAATGCAATGGACAGATGGACTCTACAGAAAAAGTTGCAAGAGGTCCTACAGGAACTGTATCGCGTCTGTGTGGTTGGTCTGTCTCGCTGTCAACTTTCCCTATCTAAGGATGACGAAGACTCACTCAGGTCGGCGTGTATCGCTCGCGGACTCCCACACCAAGAAGTATTATCGGCATTCCTTACCCTCAAAGCAACGTGGAGCCCATGGGGAATGCAAGAGCAATACTCGGCTCCTCACAAAGGTCTACAAGATTTCTATGCAGCTTTGTATGTTATACCTTTGGTGGGCAAAGGAAATGCAAAATCTATTAAAGATAAGATTCTCGGTTCAGAGAAAATggacctgtctgtctttcagtacATGCTGAGGCAAGTGGCAGCTCTGCTTCCTCATCCAGTGAAGAAGGACGCCGCAGACCAGGTGGTGAATCTCCTAAAAGCTGCTGGCCTGAGATACGAGGACCACTGGCTGGATCTGATCGAAGACACCAAGGCAGCTCCGGCAATTGTCGTCTCTGTGGCCCAGCACTTCCCAGTCCCCGAGGACATCATGATAAAGGACACATACGTCAAGAGCTATACTGCCTTGCTGCCGCACTTGCAGTCTTCACGAGTTGGGATTGTACTGGACAGAGACCCAAGGGACGTGATGGAACTTTTTGAGGCACTCGGCGGTCACACCTGCACTCGACTCTATCTTCGTCATCATTTCCGGTACCCGAGCATCACTGCTACCTCAGATGCCATCCTGCACCAAATGCTGACCAG TAATAAACTGGAGGATTTCGGAGGTCACTTGAGCGAGACTGGCGTGGCTGAGCTCCCATCTTGCCTGAAGAAACTGAGCCTGGCAGTCGTGGGGGATGACCCTGCGCGCCGCATCCTCCTCTCAATTCAGGACCAACCCACTCGgctccctctccttcataatCTGG AGGTGCACGTTCCTCTAGCATCATTGTCCTCGACGGCCCTTCCTCAGTTGCCCGACGCAGGGGACGTCATGGTCTACCTCTCAGGTATCACCGACCACAACATTCCTAAGGCCTGTCAAGTGGCCGGCGCGCTGCAGCCTCCCTCGGG GGGGTGA
- the LOC135105073 gene encoding uncharacterized protein LOC135105073 isoform X1 has translation MEKESKLYGFKVISILDGKGRSVLQRVLAWGTPGKSPSVTLDAYLSSLPEDSTASYGHTKTKFSKAEIHQLHQCPSCSQCDITLLFKAIKLACENVASFEDRRWVEPSKDLEYHLTCIKNKRNETFHGQREMSHSDFLRTAADIRELLVATLNTAGRRYGKSEGEIAKEIEGVHCEIDRIMEEVLGEEELLVEKGDKLTKDFIEEADRCVRQMLEDTVYLDPMSFLSGTSLRPHVQSMFCRIRIKQSQPGHKEGNVEYADILTLIQGSETPTPEETRPLAPSTPAKDRTTLNLLNIASSTMRRIFKKKTVQQKIPTPPQPTRTTVCCPRLLLVQGVAGSGKTTLVSLIMAEYMKDVGDRILRGLDQYDLLLRVQCRDHHSSSFGGLLQQLMPDQFLKYRNILLPLLKRCRVLVIIDGLDEINDNSEKLVHDILHEAKNAGDFSLVCTSRPEKVTSFLPKIPSQYTVTHVELTGIPESERLTFVLRYHHLISQEMPGCRSNADDLQQIMDEIGARDQFRLPLNLLFLTWIFSHDPNFSTTTITQSELYFRTHQLCQQRLLDRLSRSANAMDRWTLQKKLQEVLQELYRVCVVGLSRCQLSLSKDDEDSLRSACIARGLPHQEVLSAFLTLKATWSPWGMQEQYSAPHKGLQDFYAALYVIPLVGKGNAKSIKDKILGSEKMDLSVFQYMLRQVAALLPHPVKKDAADQVVNLLKAAGLRYEDHWLDLIEDTKAAPAIVVSVAQHFPVPEDIMIKDTYVKSYTALLPHLQSSRVGIVLDRDPRDVMELFEALGGHTCTRLYLRHHFRYPSITATSDAILHQMLTSNKLEDFGGHLSETGVAELPSCLKKLSLAVVGDDPARRILLSIQDQPTRLPLLHNLEVHVPLASLSSTALPQLPDAGDVMVYLSGITDHNIPKACQVAGALQPPSGYMGISFPQVSVTVDGWKKLLDGLEQERVKTVGMEAPAACLPNELRIQLREQAKKTLSAYFFRRTFEDW, from the exons atggagaaggaaagtaaactCTATGGCTTTAAGGTTATCAGTATCCTGGATGGCAAAGGCAGGAGCGTTTTACAGCGCGTCCTCGCCTGGGGCACGCCTGGCAAATCTCCTTCAGTCACTCTCGATGCGTACCTCAGCAGCCTCCCGGAGGACTCCACCGCCAGCTACGGACACACCAAGACAAAGTTCAGCAAAGCAGAAATTCACCAGCTACACCAGTGTCCCTCGTGCTCCCAGTGTGACATCACGCTGCTCTTCAAGGCCATCAAGCTGGCCTGCGAGAATGTGGCGAGCTTCGAGGACCGCCGCTGGGTCGAGCCAAGCAAGGACCTGGAGTACCACTTGACGTGTATCAAAAACAAACGTAATGAAACCTTCCACGGGCAAAGGGAGATGAGTCACTCCGATTTCTTGAGGACAGCAGCAGACATTCGCGAGTTGTTAGTGGCCACTTTGAACACAGCGGGGCGCAGGTATGGCaagagtgagggggaaattGCCAAAGAGATTGAGGGAGTCCACTGCGAGATCGATAGAATAATGGAAGAGGTGCTCGGGGAAGAGGAACTTCTGGTGGAAAAAGGCGATAAGCTGACGAAAGATTTCATCGAGGAGGCTGACCGATGCGTGCGGCAGATGCTGGAGGACACTGTGTACCTGGATCCCATGTCCTTCTTGAGTGGTACCAGCCTGAGGCCTCACGTGCAGAGCATGTTTTGCCGCATCAGGATCAAGCAGAGTCAACCTGGTCACAAAGAAGGGAACGTCGAGTATGCAGATATACTGACTTTAATACAGGGATCTGAGACGCCAACACCCGAGGAAACACGCCCATTAGCACCATCGACGCCAGCAAAAGATAGAACTACCCTCAACTTATTAAATATTGCAAGTAGTACCATGCGACGCATCTTTAAGAAGAAAACCGTTCAACAAAAAatacccacaccaccacaaccaacaagaACAACTGTGTGCTGCCCTCGACTCCTACTGGTACAGGGCGTAGCTGGCAGCGGGAAAACAACCCTGGTGTCGCTCATCATGGCGGAGTACATGAAGGACGTGGGAGACCGCATCCTAAGAGGCCTGGACCAATACGATCTGCTACTGCGTGTTCAGTGCCGGGACCACCACAGCAGCTCCTTCGGTGGATTACTACAGCAGCTCATGCCGGACCAGTTCCTCAAGTATCGCAACATTCTGCTGCCCCTCCTCAAGAGGTGCCGAGTGCTCGTCATCATTGATGGACTCGATGAGATCAATGATAACTCGGAAAAACTCGTGCACGACATCCTGCACGAGGCGAAAAACGCAGGGGACTTTTCCCTCGTGTGTACCTCCCGCCCAGAGAAAGTTACAAGTTTTCTGCCCAAGATTCCCTCGCAGTACACAGTCACTCACGTGGAATTGACGGGCATACCGGAGTCCGAGCGCCTCACCTTCGTGCTGCGAtaccaccacctcatcagccAGGAGATGCCTGGGTGTCGAAGTAATGCAGATGACCTGCAGCAAATCATGGACGAGATCGGAGCGAGAGATCAATTCAGACTTCCCCTTAACCTTCTATTTCTTACTTGGATATTCAGCCATGATCCCAATTTTTCAACCACGACCATCACCCAGTCGGAACTTTACTTCAGGACTCACCAGCTGTGCCAACAAAGGCTACTAGACAGACTGAGTCGTTCTGCCAATGCAATGGACAGATGGACTCTACAGAAAAAGTTGCAAGAGGTCCTACAGGAACTGTATCGCGTCTGTGTGGTTGGTCTGTCTCGCTGTCAACTTTCCCTATCTAAGGATGACGAAGACTCACTCAGGTCGGCGTGTATCGCTCGCGGACTCCCACACCAAGAAGTATTATCGGCATTCCTTACCCTCAAAGCAACGTGGAGCCCATGGGGAATGCAAGAGCAATACTCGGCTCCTCACAAAGGTCTACAAGATTTCTATGCAGCTTTGTATGTTATACCTTTGGTGGGCAAAGGAAATGCAAAATCTATTAAAGATAAGATTCTCGGTTCAGAGAAAATggacctgtctgtctttcagtacATGCTGAGGCAAGTGGCAGCTCTGCTTCCTCATCCAGTGAAGAAGGACGCCGCAGACCAGGTGGTGAATCTCCTAAAAGCTGCTGGCCTGAGATACGAGGACCACTGGCTGGATCTGATCGAAGACACCAAGGCAGCTCCGGCAATTGTCGTCTCTGTGGCCCAGCACTTCCCAGTCCCCGAGGACATCATGATAAAGGACACATACGTCAAGAGCTATACTGCCTTGCTGCCGCACTTGCAGTCTTCACGAGTTGGGATTGTACTGGACAGAGACCCAAGGGACGTGATGGAACTTTTTGAGGCACTCGGCGGTCACACCTGCACTCGACTCTATCTTCGTCATCATTTCCGGTACCCGAGCATCACTGCTACCTCAGATGCCATCCTGCACCAAATGCTGACCAG TAATAAACTGGAGGATTTCGGAGGTCACTTGAGCGAGACTGGCGTGGCTGAGCTCCCATCTTGCCTGAAGAAACTGAGCCTGGCAGTCGTGGGGGATGACCCTGCGCGCCGCATCCTCCTCTCAATTCAGGACCAACCCACTCGgctccctctccttcataatCTGG AGGTGCACGTTCCTCTAGCATCATTGTCCTCGACGGCCCTTCCTCAGTTGCCCGACGCAGGGGACGTCATGGTCTACCTCTCAGGTATCACCGACCACAACATTCCTAAGGCCTGTCAAGTGGCCGGCGCGCTGCAGCCTCCCTCGGG GTACATGGGCATCAGCTTCCCTCAGGTGAGCGTGACGGTGGACGGATGGAAAAAGCTGCTGGACGGACTGGAGCaggaaagagtgaagacagTGGGGATGGAGGCTCCCGCTGCCTGCCTCCCCAATGAGCTGCGTATTCAGTTACGAGAACAAGCCAAGAAGACGCTGTCCGCTTACTTCTTCAG ACGGACCTTCGAAGACTGGTAG